The DNA segment GAAGTCAACAAAAAATCCcagataatacaaaatttatttaatggaatacgtttgtatatataaacaaaagtgCATTGAAATGAATTGCAGCTGTagtgaaatacaaaaagaaacacTATAACTTAGTGATAGccgtaataacaacaaaaaggcaTTTAAATTATTATGGCGTACAAAATCTTCGAAATGAATTATTgaaatacttatacatatttgttattgGTAAAATTGCTTGACGGGTATAAGAGGAAAACACTAACCAAACCAACTACAAATCATTTATTCGtggcaaaaaagaaaatttgtctACACTTCCCAGTCATCCTTGACATCTAATTCTTTGGTATTAAACTTTTGTTGGTCATCTGAGTGGTCAATGGCTGACTTCGATGCAATTTATGAAGACGAACAACTGGAGGAGCACTATGAAGATCAAATGGTCGCACCTGTCCCAGAGCCAATCATCATACGAGGTGCTGGTAACATGACAGTGTAAGTTATATGCAAATAATTAAGAGAGAACTTCTTATTAAAGCACTgtcaataaacatttattaattcattaattaataaaaaacaacgtCGAAAAAGATTAAgcaaaaattgcttttatttttgtgaaaatgtctgtaataaatacaattttcacttttttccctTCGCCCATTACTTAATTTATGGTCTTAattaaaacatgtattttttcttattactttgaaaatatcacaaaatctttttaagtttgaataaaatatttcactttttttggaaaacaattattgaaattagGCCGTTGTCTcctcgaggaaacccatgtaaccctttaaaaCAATTGAGTAAATTTAGATGAATATTCTTGTTCATTTCAGTTGTCAAAACATTATTCTATTActaactattattattattattaatacaaaaaagtaataaaatataataaatttttgaaataattgtaattacAGATTTGGTTTGAGTAATCGTTTCAACATAGAATTTCCCTCGGGTCTAGTTTCGCGTGTTGCACCTGAAGAATTCAAGGCAACAATTGGACGTATTAATGGTATTTTGAAGAAAACATTACCAGTAAACGTGAAATGGCTATTCTGCGGCTGTgtatgctgttgttgtacatTGGGTTGTTCTCTTTGGCCGGTCATTTGTTTGAGCAAACGGGTATGTATGATCGCACATCGCATAGAAATAACAAATTTAGCAGCAATTTTATTACTGCtgattactaaaaattaaattatacatGTTGTGCAATTCTAGACGCAAAACACTCTTGATAAGCTGCTTGAATGGGAGAATAGCCATTTGTATCATAAACTAGGCCTACATTGGCGACTTCATAAGCAACAATGTGATTCAAATTCGATGATGGAGTATGTGCTGCGTATTGAATTTATACCGAAGACGCCTATTTATCGTCCGGATTAAATAAAC comes from the Bactrocera neohumeralis isolate Rockhampton chromosome 2, APGP_CSIRO_Bneo_wtdbg2-racon-allhic-juicebox.fasta_v2, whole genome shotgun sequence genome and includes:
- the LOC126767741 gene encoding cysteine-rich hydrophobic domain-containing protein 2 gives rise to the protein MADFDAIYEDEQLEEHYEDQMVAPVPEPIIIRGAGNMTVFGLSNRFNIEFPSGLVSRVAPEEFKATIGRINGILKKTLPVNVKWLFCGCVCCCCTLGCSLWPVICLSKRTQNTLDKLLEWENSHLYHKLGLHWRLHKQQCDSNSMMEYVLRIEFIPKTPIYRPD